The window TCCATGAATTCGGTTCTTTTCGTCAGCCTCTGGAATGGGTGATAAAACAGAAGTCTCAGTGTATGTGAAATGCAGGTTGGCAGGAGTGGACCAAAATGTCACTGTGGATTGTTGTTCTCTTTCTAATGACAAATACgaccattaaaataaaaatctatatGTGCATCACATGTTAAATAACATGAGTTTAAAGAGAGATTATTTTCTGGAGATTATTACCTCCTCCCTTAATTGTATATCTCTACAAATGTGACTAATAACCTTTTGCTCTTTCTCTAATGAGTAACTACTTAATCTCCTCCCCTTTTGTTAACGTCCTCCACTACACAATACCAACCACTACTCCTTGGAGATGATTTAGCTGTCTGGCATCTGATTAAACTTAAAGTAACCATTCTCAGCATCTACTTAGTTTCCAAGTTTATTTCATAGAATTggagaatggtttgggttggaagggacttaaaGCCCATGCGGTCCCAACCCCAtgccacgggcagggctgccacccaccagctcaggctgcccaggatcccatccaacctggccttgagtacctccacagcttctctgggcagctgtgccagtgcctcactgccctctcagtaaagaatttcctcctaacataTAATCTAAATTGTACCTCCAttggtttaaagccatttccctttgtcccaTCACTATACTTCCTCATACTGCGTatctccccatctttcctgtaggctccctgCATATACTGGAAGGCGACTGTaaggtctccccaaagccttctcttctccatgctaaaAAACTCCAACTCTCTCTGCCTGTTTCCATAGGAGGTCTTCAGACCTGAAAAGGGTGTATGTCTCTCaaagattttctatttttccaaCAATATaacttaattaaataaaatatattacctCATAACATGTAAAAGTAAGTTTACTTTAAAACAGCTTGCAGTGGTACCACCGTGGCTCTTTTTTGAATTGTTGGCTTACTGTGGCTATTCCCAAACCATATCTGATAGGAAAGTTATTTTCTATAAAACCCAGCCATGCTTTATCTGAAATTTCAGAGTTACAATGTCGACCAGAAAGTGTGAACAATATGTTGTCCAAAACCAGAGAGCtaccatttcatttcttctgttacaGCAGTGTCACTGAGCAGAACGGATTTAAAGAATTACGGGGCCAGAGAGAGCCATCAAATGCTTATGAAGTTAAAAACTCCCGTGTAAAGCAGGGAAACTAATTTTAGAGCAAGAACCAGAATGCTCTGTGATTGCAGATGTAAACCTCAGCCACCTGACCACGGACTCACATCACCCACACTGACTGTTTCTGCCCCATTTATCAGGATTCTCTGCAGACCAGCAAGAGAGGACCCAGCATCCCACACACATGCACTGTATGATGGCAGGAACACTTACTCTGCTACCAGGGCTTTGAATTCACGTGGAAGAAGATCTGTTTGAAGCCaaccttctctgtttgttttggctAGTGCCCTAGCCAGCAGGCTGCTTCAAGGTAGGACTGTCATTTCCAACTCATCTTTCATAAGAAAAGGTTAAATCTCCTTTTCCTCATTAATCCTAGGCTGTTGCCCACAGATGAGGACCCCAGACTGTGGATCCCAAATGAGTGATGGTCTCCAGTGAGTCTGTTCATTCATCattagaaagaattaaaaacccAAGCAATAATGGAATATTACAGataataagggaaaaaaaatcttcaagtaGTATTCTGATAATGAGACTAAAGTTTGCTATGGAATAGAGTACCAACTGTCTATTTGTGGGCACTTTGATCAGCGCTCCTGAACCAACTCATATTTTGTGGATTTTATTTGAACCCACGAAATTTAGTTACTGAGGTAAGAACAACTTGATTCTGGGTTTGTAAGTGTTGACTTTGGAGGTGTCAGCCCAGTTCTTGCCACTCATACCTGCAGTCAAGGGCCATCCTCACTTGATTGATGCCATCTGCAAACAGAACGAAGCTAACCATGGCTCCCATGCCCAGCAGCAACACGTACCTGCCTCCCAGCCTCGTTGTTGTGCAGGTTCATCGCCAGCAGCCCGTTGCCACTCTTTCCTGACGCATTCCTGATGGGCGCATCCAGGAAGCTCCTGCTGAAGGCCATCCCATAGTGGATGTCGTCGGAGCAGCCGCCCCAGTGCCAGCCCTCGCTGGCCGAGCCCCCGCCCTGCAGTTTGGTGTCACAGGAGCACTCGGTCACGTTTCCTGCGCTGCAGGAGCGGGTCACGGCAtgcaccagccctgctgccgTCACCGCATACACAAACGCGGACTCCTTCGTGCCTGCAAGGCAATGCAGGGCTGTTAGCTCGCGGCTCCCTCGCGCTGCATCCTGGCGGAGATGATGGAACCAATTTTACCAGCCAGAGCATTATTAAAAGGGAACAGTTCTGAACTTAAAGCTGTCACGGATTGGTCTCCAGAGTTGACTTCTTTAAAGCCATCAATAttcacacccagaaaaagacttcAGTGCCTATTCATGTGGCTATGCTATTAATTCTGCTGTTGCTGGCTGCTCGATTCTTGGTAACTGCTTTCTAAATCTGGTTGGGAACTTTATTGGTCAATGGAACTTTTGAGTCAATTAAGCTTtaatcaaaacaaagcacaacaaAAAATCCTCACCCAACTTAGCCCCCCCTTACTCTTTCCCCATTCTGATTTTCACTATTTGTATCAAGTGGATGAAGGAGTTCATCCTCCAAATTTAGAACTTGGAGGATGAACTTCAAGATATCATAGATCCCAAGGTGATCTGGTACGAAGCCAAAATGTACTTCATTTTCAACTGAGCAAACACTGAGGTTGCCATAATGCACAAAGCAAACAGCCCCGATTCTTAAACCAGGCAGTATTTGGGATGGCACAAGAATATGTTGGCCATGTGCTTCTCCAAGGATAGAAAAGACTGCAGCTCACAAAGCCCTTACCTGCCCCTGCTATATCTGCTATCTCCAAAGAACCATGGACGCACTTGCTTGGGCCTCTCCAGCGATCCTGGCACAGCGTGGCACAAAGCACCACACACTCTCTAAGCAAACCTAAAATCAATGCCCAGCCACTAACTGCAGCTAAAATTTCCCCGCGCTCATTTCCACTGTTGTAAAAACGCCCTGCTATTCCCAGTCCCAGTGCTCCTGCTCATCAACTGGAACGTTCttgctcctttttcctttccatgtcAGTCTGTGGTGCCGGTTCCATCACAGAACCTTTCCTTGGGACACACCAGTGGAGCTCGGTGGCTCAGTGGCATCACGCAGCTGTGGGGCTTTAGTGGCAGCTCTTCCCATTGGCCAGAAGGACAAACAAGCAGTGCAATAGAGAAGAGTGCTGCATAGAGAAGAGTGAAAATTTTGCTCCCCTCCCCATTTTGGAACATACATCTCtttttattgcttattttatgacgtttttttccccactcctgTAGCATAAAGTGACGATTGCACAAAAGTGGGATGAGGCGCTGCAACACTTAATGGAGCTCACGTTGGTGGCTGCGCTGAGATCAGCGAGCAGCCCTCAAAAGAAACCCGTAGGAGTAAGGCCCTCAGACTGCCATTCCATACAAAGTCCCTGTTCCTGTGTAAACACCAGCAGTTCCATCATCAGTTCATGCggtgggagcagcgctgccctgGCTGTGCTGAGCGCTACCTCTGACTGAGTGCATGTGCTACCTTTTAAAGTAATTCCTGTTCGGTTTGGGGAGTGAGCACATTTTTACCTGCAAGGAAGCACCTTTTTGAAACCGTGTGTCACCCGTTTAGCAATCGTGACACAAGTATGGGCACAGCAACCTCAGCCTAAGAATAACATTACAACACAGTTAAGTGGGTCTACTTCAAGGCGCCGTCATCCCCGGGAGCGTGAAGCAGAGGATGACAACAGGttgcagcagcaacagctcGGTCAGACAACGCGGGCAGCCCCCGGGGCGACACTCACcgctgctcagctgctgcccgaaggcggcgggcgggcggcgcggggcggcgggcggcgggcggcagTCCCAGCGCTCGTGTCGGAACTGGCTGCGGCACTCCTGGAGGCCGAGACGCGCTCCCTCCCGGATGGCGGGCACCAGCTCCGGCTtctgcctgcacagctcctgctgcccgGGGCTCAgcggagggctggagcagcccGGTTTCTCCGGCCCCCCGGCGGCCGCGATGCCCAGCCACCTGCGGAACAGCCCCGTCAGCGCCGGGACCGGCGGACCCGCGCCGCGCTGCCCCGATCCCCCAACCCCCCGAGCCCGGCTACTCACATCCACGTGCCGCCCGCAGCGCCGGGGCAGAGAGCGAGCAACATCGCTGCCCGCAGCAGGCTTCGACCGATGGCGGCCCCTCGCCCCATGGCCGCGCATCGAGCCCCTACTCGGCTCCGTCCTCCGCTGGGACAGCCCGGGCCGGCGGGaagggcggcgggcggggaaGCATCGGGAGAGCTTTATTCCCTTCAAGGTGAGAAAGTTGGGCTTGATGCTTTCCCCCGGGCCGGTCCCGGCTCTGCCTCCCCCGGCCGCGCATTGGCCGCccggggagcggggcgggccggggcggggagcggggaaCTGCGCACCGATCCGCACCGCTCCGCACCGCTCCGCACAGCCGCCCGCCCCTCGGCGCCGTCCTTCTCTTCCTCCGGGGCTAAAGCTCCTAGGGGGATGCTGAGAGAGTGCAGGCGCCGCGGGGTGTGCTGCAGGCATTGGGCCGCAGCGACTTCACGCACAGAAAGGAAGGGCAAGGAGCGGTGGTCATAAATGCGAATTTTTCCCACaggttttatttaaatttcCCAGTGCTTTCATAGTGCTGGATAACTGGCCCTAGAGTCAGCACGGCTGCCTATCTGCCCATTAACTTCATTCTAAGTCTCATCAACTACTTATTCAGTAGTTGTTAATCACTTAATCTCGTGCCGAAAGCCACCCTCAGCCCATGCTGGCAGCCCGATGCATGATGCAGAGCATCACCGGCACCCGGGGCTTCCAGGTCGGCTTTGCTCTGATATATGGGC of the Gallus gallus isolate bGalGal1 chromosome 1, bGalGal1.mat.broiler.GRCg7b, whole genome shotgun sequence genome contains:
- the WNT16 gene encoding protein Wnt-16; the encoded protein is MGRGAAIGRSLLRAAMLLALCPGAAGGTWMWLGIAAAGGPEKPGCSSPPLSPGQQELCRQKPELVPAIREGARLGLQECRSQFRHERWDCRPPPAAPRRPPAAFGQQLSSGTKESAFVYAVTAAGLVHAVTRSCSAGNVTECSCDTKLQGGGSASEGWHWGGCSDDIHYGMAFSRSFLDAPIRNASGKSGNGLLAMNLHNNEAGRQAVAKLMSVDCRCHGVSGSCAVKTCWKTMSSFEKIGRFLKDKYENSIQVSDKLKKKLRRKEKSQRKIPIQKEDLLYVNKSPNYCVEDQKLGIPGTQGRECNRTSDGPDGCNLLCCGRGYNTHVVRHVERCECKFVWCCYVRCRRCETMTDVHTCK